In a genomic window of Theropithecus gelada isolate Dixy chromosome 15, Tgel_1.0, whole genome shotgun sequence:
- the SPOUT1 gene encoding putative methyltransferase C9orf114 homolog, producing MAERGRKRPCGPGEHGQRIEWRKWKQQKKEEKKKWKDLKLMKKLERQRAQEEQAKRQEDEEAAAEKEDRGRPYTLSVALPGSILDNAQSPELRTYLAGQIARACAIFCVDEIVVFDEEGQDAKTVEGEFTGVGKKGQACVQLARILQYLECPQYLRKAFFPKHQDLQFAGLLNPLDSPHHMRQDEESEFREGIVVDRPTRPGHGSFVNCGMKKEVKIDKNLEPGLRVTVRLNQQQLPECKTYRGKVVSSQDPRTKAGLYWGYTVRLASCLSAVFAEAPFQDGYDLTIGTSERGSDVASAHLPSFRHALVVFGGLQGLEAGVDADPNLEVAEPSVLFDLYVNTCPGQGSRTIRTEEAILISLAALQPGLTQAGAQHP from the exons ATGGCGGAGCGCGGGAGGAAGCGGCCGTGCGGCCCG GGTGAACACGGCCAAAGGATTGAGTGGCGAAAATGGAAGCAACAGA agaaagaggagaaaaagaaatggaaggatcTCAAGCTGATGAAAAAACTGGAGCGGCAGCGGGCACAGGAGGAACAGGCAAAGCGCCAGGAAGACGAGGAGGCAGCAGCAGAGAAGGAGGACCGCG GGCGGCCCTACACACTGAGCGTAGCCCTGCCGGGCTCCATCCTGGACAATGCTCAGTCGCCGGAGCTTCGGACCTACTTGGCCGGTCAGATTGCCAGAGCCTGTGCCATCTTCTGTGTGGATGAGATCGTGGTGTTTGATGAGGAGGGCCAGGATGCCAA gacCGTGGAGGGGGAATTCACAGGAGTTGGGAAGAAGGGGCAGGCGTGCGTACAGCTGGCCCGGATCCTGCAGTACCTGGAGTGTCCGCA GTACCTGAGGAAGGCGTTCTTCCCCAAGCACCAGGATCTACAGTTTGCAG GGCTCCTGAACCCCTTGGACAGCCCCCACCACATGCGTCAGGACGAGGAATCCGAGTTCCGAGAGGGCATCGTGGTGGATCGGCCCACCCGGCCAGGCCACGGCTCCTTTGTCAACTGTGGCATGAAGAAG GAGGTGAAGATTGACAAGAACCTGGAGCCTGGGCTTCGGGTGACCGTGCGACTGAACCAGCAGCAGCTCCCAG AATGCAAGACCTACCGTGGCAAAGTGGTGTCATCACAGGACCCTCGCACCAAAGCTGGTCTCTACTGGGGCTACACCGTCCGACTGGCTTCCTGCCTCA GTGCTGTGTTTGCTGAGGCCCCCTTCCAGGACGGGTATGACCTGACCATCGGGACGTCAGAGCGTGGCTCGGATGTGGCCTCTGCCCACCTTCCCAGCTTCAG GCATGCTCTTGTGGTGTTCGGGGGCCTCCAGGGGCTGGAAGCTGGCGTGGATGCTGACCCCAACCTGGAGGTGGCTGAACCCAGTGTCCTCTTTGACTTGTACGTCAATACCTGTCCTGGCCAGGGTAGCCGCACCATCCGCACGGAG GAGGCCATCCTCATCTCCCTGGCCGCCCTGCAGCCTGGCCTCACCCAGGCCGGTGCCCAGCACCCCTGA
- the ENDOG gene encoding endonuclease G, mitochondrial: MQALRAGLTLVLGAGLGAAAEGWRRRREDARAAPGLLGRLPVLPVAAAAELPAVPGGPAGRGPGELAKYGLPGLAQLKSRESYVLCYDPRTRGALWVVEQLRPERLRGDGDRRTCDFHEDDSVHAYHRATNADYRGSGFDRGHLAAAANHRWSQKAMDDTFYLSNVAPQVPHLNQNAWNNLEKYSRSLTRSYQNVYVCTGPLFLPRTEADGKSYVKYQVIGRNHVAVPTHFFKVLILEAAGGQIELRSYVMPNAPVDEAIPLERFLVPIESIERASGLLFVPNILARAGSLKAITAGSK; this comes from the exons ATGCAGGCGCTGCGAGCCGGCCTGACCCTGGTGTTGGGCGCGGGGCTGGGCGCGGCCGCCGAGggctggcggcggcggcgggaggaCGCGCGGGCGGCGCCGGGGCTGCTGGGCCGGCTGCCGGTGCTGCCCGTGGCGGCGGCCGCTGAGTTGCCAGCCGTGCCCGGGGGACCGGCGGGCCGCGGCCCGGGCGAGCTGGCCAAGTACGGGCTGCCGGGGCTGGCGCAGCTCAAGAGCCGCGAGTCGTACGTGCTGTGCTACGACCCGCGCACCCGCGGCGCGCTCTGGGTGGTGGAGCAGCTGCGACCCGAGCGTCTCCGCGGCGACGGCGACCGACGAACATGCGACTTCCACGAGGACGACTCGGTGCACGCGTACCACCGTGCCACCAACGCCGACTACCGCGGCAGCGGCTTCGACCGCGGCCACCTGGCCGCAGCCGCCAACCACCGCTGGAGCCAGAAGGCCATGGACGACACGTTCTACCTGAGCAACGTCGCGCCCCAG GTACCCCACCTCAACCAGAATGCCTGGAACAACCTGGAGAAATACAGCCGCAGCTTGACCCGCAGCTACCAAAACGTCTATGTCTGCACAGGGCCACTCTTCCTGCCCAG GACAGAGGCTGATGGGAAATCCTATGTGAAGTACCAGGTCATCGGCAGAAACCACGTGGCAGTGCCCACACACTTCTTCAAGGTGCTGATCCTGGAGGCCGCAGGCGGGCAAATTGAGCTCCGCTCCTACGTGATGCCCAACGCACCTGTGGACGAGGCCATCCCACTGGAGCGCTTCCTGGTGCCCATCGAGAGCATTGAGCGGGCCTCGGGGCTGCTCTTTGTGCCAAACATCCTGGCGCGGGCAGGCAGCCTCAAGGCCATCACGGCGGGCAGTAAGTGA